The Loxodonta africana isolate mLoxAfr1 chromosome 1, mLoxAfr1.hap2, whole genome shotgun sequence genomic sequence ACTTGCTATTGGGTTGTATGTAGAAAGAAATTAGAGTTCCAAAGAACAAAAGCACAACAATCATGTGAGACCCACAGGTCCCAAATGCTTTTCTTCTGCCTTCAGCTGATTTTATCCTCAGCACACTCCTCACAATGCAGCCATAGGAGACCAAAATAAGTCCCAGAGGTATAACCACATAGAGGACACTAGCTACGGAGAGCTCATTTTCCAGGAAGGTTGTGTCCACACAGGCAATTTTAATAAGGGCGGGTGCCTCACACATGAAATCATCCATTGTGTGGTGGCTGCAGAGAGGCAACTGGAAAACAAGAATCGTCTGAACTGTGGACCCCACAAAACTACTGATCCAGGCCACAGATGCTAGTTGCCAAAGAAGCTTGGGGTGCATGATGATCCCATAGTGAAGGGGTCGACAGATAGCACtgaagcggtcataggccataaCAGTTAGGAGGATACACTCCGTGGAGCCCAGCCCCAAAGCAATGTATAGTTGGATCCCACAACCAGTGTAACTAATGGTCTTCTCAGGGCCCTTGAGATTCCAAAGCATCTGTGGGACAACACTGGTAGTGAAACAGAGGTCCAGGAAGGAGAGATtagagaggaagaagtacatgggtgtgtggagtTTGGGGTTCAAGTATGAGACCAGTATGATGGCTGTGTTCCCCATCAATGTCAGAATGTATATGACAGAGACGACTGGAAGGAGAACCATCTCCAACTGAGGCTGGTCAGAAAAGCCCAGTAAGATGAAACCTGCTGGGGTGCTAACATTTGTCCCTTTCATGGCTTCTTcattgtgggttgtcttttttggTCATTCCTACTTTAGTCCTGCAGGAAAAAAATAGGGTACCATAACC encodes the following:
- the LOC100654650 gene encoding olfactory receptor 2H1-like; the protein is MKGTNVSTPAGFILLGFSDQPQLEMVLLPVVSVIYILTLMGNTAIILVSYLNPKLHTPMYFFLSNLSFLDLCFTTSVVPQMLWNLKGPEKTISYTGCGIQLYIALGLGSTECILLTVMAYDRFSAICRPLHYGIIMHPKLLWQLASVAWISSFVGSTVQTILVFQLPLCSHHTMDDFMCEAPALIKIACVDTTFLENELSVASVLYVVIPLGLILVSYGCIVRSVLRIKSAEGRRKAFGTCGSHMIVVLLFFGTLISFYIQPNSKYTQKHSKLLTLFYTVVTPSLNPLIYTFRNKEAKWALKRLLTSDLR